A single region of the Oreochromis niloticus isolate F11D_XX linkage group LG19, O_niloticus_UMD_NMBU, whole genome shotgun sequence genome encodes:
- the LOC109195785 gene encoding uncharacterized protein LOC109195785 codes for MGDLTEFLKQREVSEEIIQTLENEKIDASVISLMTDEELKTYLPSYGDRLAVFGFCRRRGSSRKSALFERLKSKVSKRKLSEEDGSSTRQEEHSQTTHKRNALKRNRKIEIGWMHYDEDTEVFKQVRTRRGGGTRKIDICKDAKKRDILQVATGLFFPDGGNIQGPLTDFDCDLKDYQEMIVDDALTVGELYHVTKLNIRRFYLTTKKKQNDSLQSSSPSLHPSSEIEESPQNQTSSFTVTTVQTSAPFETVSHDVTYIEDTPNDNLPQSSTQSLSANTSHSSDIIFVGPFSDSEPINLDDTLIFSPHPGPSSERVRRVVVVHRGQVMSELISHFSDKDLEDVDIKIQIVLPDGTPEMAHDDGGVVRDCLSEFWKEFYDQCTTGNVYKVPFLRHDFGQQEWESVGRIIAFGWVREKYLPVKIAPAILEQAAFGYVKSDIVEDFLKFMPESERTVLEAWRSDFSIVDQEDNHSCRNIPTAYNATEVLLELAHKTLVQEPACLASTSIPKKRIQALASQ; via the exons ATGGGAGACTTGACTGAATTCCTGAAACAAAGAGAAGTCTCTGAGGAAATTATACAGACCTTGGAGAATGAGAAG ATTGATGCCAGTGTCATAAGTCTAATGACAGATGAGGAGCTGAAGACTTATTTGCCATCATATGGTGATCGTCTAGCAGTATTTGGATTTTGCAGACGGAGGGGCAGCAGCCGCAAGTCAGCGCTTTTTGAACGGCTGAAATCCAAAGTGTCCAAAAGAAAATTATCTGAAGAGGATGGCAGTAGCACACGGCAAGAAGAACATTCCCAAACAACCCATAAAAGAAATGCtctgaagagaaatagaaaaatagaaatagGATGGATGCATTATGATGAAGACACTGAGGTTTTCAAGCAGGTTAGAACTagacgaggaggaggaacaAGAAAAATAGACATTTGCAAGGATGCCAAGAAAAGGGACATATTACAGGTTGCAACAGGCCTGTTCTTTCCAGATGGAGGAAACATTCAGGGGCCCTTAACAGATTTTGACTGTGATCTGAAGGATTATCAAGAGATGATAGTCGATGATGCATTGACAGTAGGAGAACTTTATCATGTCACAAAACTAAATATCCGCAGGTTCTACCTcaccacaaagaaaaaacaaaatgacagcCTTCAGAGTTCCAGCCCGAGTTTGCATCCATCTTCAGAAATTGAAGAGAGTCCTCAAAACCAAACCTCTTCTTTTACTGTCACTACAGTCCAAACATCTGCTCCATTTGAAACGGTCAGCCATGATGTGACATACATTGAAGACACTCCAAACGATAACCTTCCACAATCTTCCACGCAGTCTCTAAGTGCTAACACTTCTCACAGCAGTGACATTATTTTTGTTGGCCCCTTTTCTGACAGTGAGCCAATAAATTTGGATGACACCCTGATTTTTTCTCCACACCCTGGTCCATCCAGTGAGAGAGTGAGGAGAGTAGTGGTGGTCCACAGAGGGCAGGTAATGTCAGAGCTCATTTCACATTTTAGTGATAAGGACCTTGAAGATGTCGACATCAAAATCCAGATCGTACTGCCTGATGGAACACCTGAAATGGCCCATGACGATGGGGGAGTTGTGAGAGATTGTCTTTCAGAATTCTGGAAAGAATTCTATGACCAGTGCACCACTGGAAATGTTTACAAAGTGCCCTTCTTAAGGCATGATTTTGGGCAACAGGAGTGGGAGAGTGTGGGCAGAATCATTGCATTTGGATGGGTTAGAGAGAAATATCTGCCTGTGAAAATTGCACCTGCCATTCTAGAACAAGCTGCCTTTGGATATGTAAAGAGTGATATTGTGGAGGATTTCCTTAAGTTCATGCCTGAATCTGAGCGTACAGTGTTAGAGGCGTGGCGATCAGACTTTAGCATCGTGGACCAAGAAGATAACCACAGCTGCAGAAATATACCAACAGCCTACAATGCCACTGAAGTCCTATTGGAGCTTGCACACAAAACACTTGTCCAAGAGCCTGC CTGCTTGGCCTCCACCTCCATCCCAAAGAAGAGGATTCAGGCACTGGCTAGTCAGTAG
- the LOC109195770 gene encoding interferon-inducible GTPase 5 — MEDPDDSCPEEIPGVKEALKNNDTAGAAKRIKEYLEKQTNVSLNIAITGESGAGKSTFINAFRGIKNRDEGAAPTGVTETTSEVTPYPHPDNPNVTLWDLPGIGTKDFPARKYLKLVGFDKYDFFLIISDTRFRENDVKLAQKIKKMKENFYFVRSKIDNDIQAEESVSDSSKEKTLTKIRDDCIQRLKDLGIESPRVFLMSSFQLHKFDFSLLQETLERELPKDKRDTLLYVMPNVNPDVISKKKKALKVHLYLLATLSAAAAAVPVPGLSVAVDVAVLIGAVTHFVHAFGLDVQSLKKLAIRTAVSYTELRDVIISPVAAKEITKELFLKVFAQLGGAAGLIGAEEVSRFIPIVGIPVAMSLSFVTTYRVLNFILNQLAEDAQKVLKKALV; from the exons ATGGAGGATCCAGATGATTCGTGCCCAGAAGAAATTCCTGGAGTTAAAGAAGCCCTGAAGAACAATGACACGGCCGGAGCAGCAAAAAGGATTAAAgaatatttagaaaaacaaaccaatgtCTCGTTAAATATCGCCATCACAGGAGAAAGTGGTGCAGGTAAATCCACCTTTATTAATGCCTTCAGGGGGATAAAGAACAGAGACGAGGGAGCTGCTCCTACTGGTGTCACAGAAACTACGTCAGAGGTCACACCGTACCCCCATCCAGATAATCCCAACGTCACTTTATGGGATCTTCCTGGAATCGGAACCAAAGACTTCCCAGCGAGGAAATACCTGAAGCTTGTTGGGTTTGACAAGTATGACTTCTTCCTCATCATCTCAGACACTCGCTTCAGAGAAAACGACGTGAAACTCGCTCAGAAGATTAAGAAGATGAAGGAAAATTTCTACTTTGTTCGCTCAAAGATCGACAACGATATCCAAGCCGAGGAAAGTGTTTCAGACTCCAGCAAAGAGAAAACTCTCACAAAAATCAGAGACGACTGCATTCAGC GACTCAAAGACTTAGGCATCGAGTCTCCACGAGTCTTCCTCATGTCGAGTTTTCAGCTCCACAAGTTCGACTTCTCTCTCTTACAAGAGACCTTAGAGAGAGAGCTTCCCAAAGATAAGAGGGACACTCTGCTGTATGTCATGCCCAACGTCAACCCCGACGTCATcagcaagaagaaaaaagctttaaaggtACACTTATATCTCTTGGCCACTctgtctgcagctgctgcagctgttcCCGTTCCCGGGCTTTCTGTTGCTGTTGATGTTGCTGTGCTGATTGGTGCTGTCACACATTTTGTACATGCGTTTGGTCTCGATGTCCAATCTCTGAAGAAACTCGCTATCAGAACAGCTGTGTCATACACTGAGCTGCGTGATGTCATCATTTCACCAGTGGCTGCGAAGGAAATTACTAAAGAGCTCTTCCTGAAGGTGTTCGCCCAACTTGGAGGAGCAGCTGGATTAATTGGAGCAGAGGAAGTGTCCAGATTCATTCCCATAGTGGGAATCCCGGTAGCCATGAGCCTCTCCTTCGTCACGACCTACAGAGTTCTGAACTTTATCCTCAACCAGCTCGCTGAAGACGCTCAGAAGGTGTTAAAGAAGGCTCTGGTCTGA